One segment of Dolichospermum sp. DET69 DNA contains the following:
- a CDS encoding DevR family CRISPR-associated autoregulator, whose product MLHLFGNILTSYGTAANNRGENEGNITSLQKIIWKGEVHTTVSAEAIRWALRYYWQNSGYPVNRIWNENAQPESEHVWQDINFDNVRFIDDDVLGFMRAEAAKNEISEESEDELQEETLDQNKKTRKAKSKQKPKGKKTARRGALEVTRAVSMIPFAGDITFNAVSGKKERTSLYGTEVHATRYQYGFALIPQSLTDQVRINAILDGLISIGEVAGNHARFLYDFSPESIILRWTHDFSPRILYCFETDELGNISVPDLVRRIEAGDIEPNELWIGGAISRDLEDLGTHVFPGVKAAVAALKQVINQDLHL is encoded by the coding sequence ATGTTACATCTATTTGGTAATATTCTGACCAGTTATGGAACAGCAGCTAATAATCGTGGAGAAAATGAAGGTAATATAACTTCTTTGCAGAAAATAATATGGAAAGGAGAAGTACATACTACTGTTTCTGCGGAAGCGATTCGTTGGGCATTACGTTACTATTGGCAAAATTCTGGTTATCCAGTAAATCGAATTTGGAATGAGAATGCCCAACCAGAATCAGAACACGTTTGGCAAGATATCAACTTTGATAATGTTCGCTTTATAGATGATGATGTGTTGGGGTTTATGCGGGCAGAAGCAGCAAAAAACGAAATATCTGAGGAATCTGAAGATGAATTACAGGAAGAAACATTAGATCAAAACAAAAAAACTCGTAAAGCCAAGAGTAAGCAAAAGCCTAAAGGGAAAAAAACCGCTAGACGAGGTGCATTAGAAGTTACTCGTGCAGTATCAATGATTCCTTTCGCTGGGGATATTACTTTTAATGCAGTAAGTGGTAAAAAAGAACGAACTTCTCTTTATGGAACAGAAGTTCACGCTACTCGTTATCAATATGGGTTTGCACTAATACCTCAAAGTCTAACAGATCAAGTTCGTATAAATGCTATTCTCGATGGCTTAATTTCCATTGGTGAAGTTGCAGGAAATCATGCCCGTTTTCTCTATGACTTCTCTCCCGAAAGTATAATCTTGCGGTGGACACATGATTTTTCCCCTCGCATTCTTTATTGTTTTGAAACTGATGAATTAGGAAATATATCTGTGCCAGATTTAGTACGAAGAATTGAGGCTGGAGATATTGAACCTAATGAATTATGGATTGGGGGTGCAATTTCTAGGGATTTAGAGGATTTAGGGACTCATGTTTTTCCCGGTGTGAAGGCAGCCGTAGCAGCATTAAAACAGGTAATTAATCAAGATTTGCATCTCTAA
- the cas8a1 gene encoding type I-MYXAN CRISPR-associated Cas8a1/Cmx1, translated as MPIVESLVKPKIQLNLSDSNMTWLHGAGMAGLWMTLKQLEKIYPICTQRVGNLTWSLTPRSISLFWEGQDFIVLDWLLKQSFQISDNGLIFLMGLNNPLDLQTQIVIHQGITATFLQHNKFFKSAGTASSLITIDKIKFLVKYKKAAYYANQHFAKHLCDNHGQFLKNPIGVKGWLYPGCVVRHYAFEKETTFKEKPEYALILLFAPMACQYFALLSPISPDETQYALIIPKVLDLELYAQYYWQLENLSYKYFHASSIGDAGLKFLTYANAGEMNQLNPVKQCQVILFGTADWSERQKTRIEIAIVELNEKIDYYYQISRRYFADTGFFQYKNQNCLYISFVRGMIADNLAKGFPWWSNFYIKIKNKNLLNQIFKEHKQIYNMIQNSNFDFPSQKLFILACHEALRKRYAKIYSNTKEGDYAQIERENKRLVSQLGRCTNADNFRKFIAEFWGKAGQISILQEHWEELLPITTGATNWQIARDLTFIAIASYQKRKEPGLETSGKSES; from the coding sequence ATGCCGATAGTTGAGAGTTTAGTTAAGCCAAAAATCCAGCTAAATTTAAGCGATTCTAATATGACATGGTTGCATGGTGCAGGCATGGCAGGACTTTGGATGACTCTCAAGCAGTTAGAGAAAATTTATCCTATATGTACTCAAAGAGTTGGTAATTTAACTTGGTCACTTACTCCTCGAAGCATTAGCCTTTTTTGGGAAGGGCAAGATTTTATAGTCTTAGACTGGTTATTAAAGCAATCTTTTCAGATTAGCGATAATGGATTAATCTTTCTCATGGGTTTAAATAATCCACTAGATTTACAAACTCAGATAGTTATCCATCAAGGTATTACAGCAACATTTTTACAGCACAATAAGTTTTTTAAGTCCGCAGGTACAGCATCTAGTCTAATTACTATTGATAAAATTAAATTTCTAGTTAAGTATAAAAAAGCTGCTTATTATGCAAATCAGCACTTTGCTAAACATCTCTGTGATAATCATGGACAATTCTTAAAAAATCCAATTGGTGTAAAAGGTTGGTTATATCCTGGATGTGTAGTTCGTCATTATGCCTTTGAAAAAGAAACCACGTTTAAAGAAAAACCAGAATATGCTCTAATTTTATTATTTGCACCTATGGCGTGTCAGTATTTTGCTTTGCTATCGCCCATTTCTCCTGACGAGACACAGTATGCTCTAATTATTCCTAAAGTGCTGGATTTAGAACTATATGCCCAGTATTATTGGCAATTAGAGAACTTGAGTTACAAATATTTCCATGCCTCTAGCATAGGAGATGCTGGATTAAAATTTTTGACTTACGCTAACGCTGGAGAAATGAATCAGCTTAATCCAGTGAAGCAATGCCAAGTAATACTATTTGGAACAGCAGATTGGTCTGAACGACAAAAAACTCGTATAGAAATCGCTATAGTTGAATTAAACGAAAAAATTGACTATTACTATCAAATCAGCCGTAGATATTTTGCAGATACAGGCTTTTTTCAGTACAAAAATCAAAATTGTCTTTATATCAGTTTTGTTCGGGGAATGATAGCAGATAATTTAGCAAAAGGTTTCCCCTGGTGGTCTAACTTTTATATAAAGATAAAAAATAAAAATCTATTAAACCAAATTTTTAAAGAACACAAACAAATATACAATATGATTCAAAATTCAAACTTTGATTTTCCTAGTCAAAAGCTTTTTATCCTAGCTTGCCATGAAGCATTAAGGAAAAGATACGCCAAAATATATTCAAATACTAAGGAAGGAGATTATGCACAAATAGAACGTGAAAACAAACGACTTGTATCTCAATTAGGACGCTGTACTAATGCAGATAATTTTAGAAAATTTATTGCTGAATTTTGGGGTAAAGCAGGGCAAATCTCAATTTTACAGGAACATTGGGAAGAACTACTACCTATTACCACCGGAGCAACTAATTGGCAGATAGCTAGAGATTTAACGTTTATTGCTATTGCCAGTTATCAAAAAAGAAAAGAACCTGGATTAGAAACGTCAGGAAAATCTGAAAGTTAA
- the cas6 gene encoding type I-MYXAN CRISPR-associated protein Cas6/Cmx6, translated as MYPNEALNPQLTYVDLSFSIIGQTLPIDHGYGLYAALSHIKSQIHALDNLSIQTIPGIPDKQGLLQLQLNDHSRLRMRLQAEKIPLVYSFAGKSLTIGKHSIRLGIPQIYLLQPVENLRSRIVVIKGYEQPETFLAAAQRQLEKLGIQGTVRIPTNTDGQPERRTIKIKKFTVVGFRLEVKNLSDEDSLMLQVYGIGGKHKMGCGVFVPIKNSR; from the coding sequence ATGTATCCAAATGAAGCTTTAAACCCTCAGTTAACCTACGTGGATTTAAGTTTCAGTATAATTGGACAAACTTTGCCTATAGATCATGGCTATGGGTTATATGCTGCTCTATCGCACATAAAATCCCAAATTCATGCTCTGGATAACCTCAGTATTCAAACTATTCCAGGCATTCCTGATAAACAAGGTTTGCTTCAACTTCAACTTAATGACCATTCTAGACTAAGGATGCGGCTACAAGCAGAAAAAATTCCCTTGGTTTATTCCTTCGCTGGAAAATCACTGACCATTGGCAAGCATTCTATCCGCTTGGGAATCCCTCAAATTTACTTGCTGCAACCTGTGGAAAATTTGCGATCGCGCATCGTGGTAATTAAGGGTTATGAACAACCAGAAACGTTTTTAGCAGCAGCACAACGCCAACTAGAAAAACTGGGTATTCAAGGAACAGTTCGCATTCCTACTAACACAGATGGACAGCCAGAACGTAGAACTATCAAAATCAAGAAGTTCACAGTTGTAGGTTTTAGATTAGAGGTGAAAAATCTCAGTGATGAAGATTCATTGATGCTGCAAGTGTACGGTATTGGCGGAAAACACAAAATGGGTTGTGGAGTATTTGTCCCGATCAAAAATAGCCGATAG
- a CDS encoding TniQ family protein: MLSFFPKLYPDELLYSGLARYHIRSGNKSFRQSHLELFQSSLQKGRLILPNNLNKLIKILPFGTSITIENIIQGHTLYPFYTTFLTQNEAWLLKDVMKKQVNQSIFQVAKVALNSTDNLKFLRFCPLCLEEDMKNYGEAYWHRTHQFPSVMVCAIHNVLLYDSLVSLKSAGINYYAAHLGNCLINQQNNDNTEQFLQQLLMIARTTCELINLNFSFKGLAWLRSQYKSYLVKQKFMSLLPGGKFIFQDQYFSDCMVDFYGYNCLKAINPNLLKKPDTFFINCLLSCDMNQVIDRTTHILIIKFLATSIEDFFK, translated from the coding sequence ATGCTAAGTTTTTTTCCTAAACTTTATCCTGATGAGCTTTTATATAGTGGTTTGGCTAGATATCATATTAGAAGTGGTAATAAAAGTTTTAGGCAATCACATTTGGAATTGTTCCAATCATCTTTACAAAAAGGAAGACTGATTTTACCAAATAACTTAAATAAACTAATTAAAATTTTACCTTTTGGAACAAGTATTACTATAGAGAATATTATTCAAGGTCATACATTATATCCTTTTTATACAACTTTCCTTACACAAAACGAAGCTTGGTTGCTGAAAGATGTAATGAAGAAACAAGTTAATCAGTCAATTTTTCAGGTAGCTAAGGTAGCTTTAAATTCAACAGATAACTTAAAATTTTTAAGATTTTGCCCTTTATGTCTGGAAGAAGATATGAAAAATTATGGTGAAGCTTACTGGCATAGAACTCACCAATTTCCTAGTGTAATGGTATGTGCTATTCATAATGTTTTGTTATATGATAGCTTAGTTTCCTTGAAAAGTGCTGGTATAAACTATTATGCTGCTCACTTAGGAAACTGCCTAATTAATCAACAAAACAATGATAATACTGAGCAATTTTTACAACAACTCTTAATGATTGCTAGGACTACTTGTGAACTAATTAACCTCAATTTCTCTTTTAAAGGTTTGGCTTGGCTTCGTAGTCAATATAAGTCTTATTTAGTAAAGCAAAAGTTTATGAGTCTCTTACCTGGTGGTAAGTTTATTTTTCAAGACCAATATTTTTCAGATTGTATGGTAGATTTTTATGGTTATAACTGTTTAAAGGCAATAAACCCAAATCTTCTCAAAAAGCCAGACACTTTTTTTATTAATTGTCTGCTGTCCTGTGATATGAACCAAGTGATAGATAGAACTACGCATATTTTAATAATAAAATTCTTAGCAACTTCTATAGAAGATTTTTTCAAATAA
- a CDS encoding ATP-binding protein, with translation MFSNKNDWSANVERKNDFKWVEIPNGEWAALAKYNDHQLPEYNSNPLIQALPPILSKEEFVDRVIKSPDYNPAEREIEAQYRFHCIERLSRYFDPQNKTVELQKVICVLIMQGYLARNILKPDYARRSRQIYDAIKDGGGKTLDNYVDVPTSASGLTLIGPSGMGKSTNLLNILALYPQVILHPEQSTFQIVWLKVDCPHAGSLKGLCVDIFLAIDRLLGTNYFKKFGSRGNSEDYMLAQVAQISHTHNLGVLVIDEMQNLVNARRNKDDLLNFLVKMDNTIGVPVIRVGTNEAFPILQGNFRNARRGTGEGSVIWDRMLQDDEWDFFMEGIWEYQWTKTSVSFSNEINKYFYSESQGIIDIAIKLYKMVQWRAISLGGDEKITVDLIRQAAKDGLYLVKPMLDAIRSGDQEWMLKYKDIAPLDTTEYYKQCLSNLEGRDLKEIRRLARKKQGNTVSPKLNYVIIELLNLDVEASTAKECAEIVVASNEDDEDITSLVKKAYTLALSGGQSQVSPTKTTTSKTKVKPKYQTDDMRQIVEKAKKDQTSAYEDLKSLGIIKDPVQDFIKTY, from the coding sequence ATATTCTCAAACAAAAACGACTGGAGCGCAAACGTGGAAAGAAAGAATGATTTTAAATGGGTAGAAATCCCCAATGGTGAATGGGCTGCTCTTGCTAAATACAACGATCATCAGTTACCTGAATATAATAGCAACCCATTAATTCAGGCACTACCTCCCATTCTATCAAAAGAAGAGTTTGTTGATAGAGTTATAAAATCGCCTGATTATAACCCTGCTGAAAGAGAAATAGAGGCTCAATATAGGTTTCATTGTATTGAAAGATTATCCAGATATTTTGATCCACAAAATAAAACAGTCGAACTACAGAAAGTAATTTGTGTTTTAATCATGCAAGGCTACTTAGCTCGAAACATTTTAAAACCAGATTATGCTCGTAGATCAAGACAAATTTATGATGCTATAAAAGATGGTGGTGGTAAAACATTAGATAATTATGTTGATGTTCCTACTTCTGCATCAGGGTTGACATTGATTGGACCATCAGGTATGGGGAAATCAACTAATCTCCTGAATATTCTTGCTTTATATCCCCAGGTTATTCTCCACCCAGAACAAAGCACTTTTCAGATTGTTTGGCTAAAAGTTGATTGTCCCCACGCAGGTTCTTTGAAAGGTTTATGTGTTGATATTTTTCTTGCTATTGACAGACTTTTGGGTACTAATTACTTCAAAAAATTTGGTTCTAGAGGTAACTCAGAAGATTATATGCTGGCTCAAGTTGCCCAAATTTCTCATACTCACAACTTAGGGGTTTTGGTTATAGATGAAATGCAAAATTTAGTTAATGCTAGAAGGAATAAAGATGATTTATTGAATTTTTTAGTTAAAATGGATAACACTATAGGAGTTCCAGTAATTCGGGTAGGAACAAATGAAGCTTTTCCAATTTTACAAGGCAACTTCCGCAATGCTAGACGAGGAACTGGGGAAGGAAGCGTAATTTGGGATAGAATGTTGCAAGACGATGAATGGGATTTCTTCATGGAAGGAATATGGGAATACCAATGGACAAAAACTTCTGTATCATTCTCTAATGAAATAAATAAATATTTTTACTCTGAATCTCAAGGTATTATTGATATTGCTATCAAACTTTATAAGATGGTTCAATGGAGAGCTATTTCACTAGGTGGTGACGAAAAAATTACTGTTGACTTAATTCGACAAGCTGCTAAAGATGGACTATATTTAGTCAAACCGATGTTGGACGCTATCAGATCAGGTGATCAAGAGTGGATGCTTAAATATAAAGATATCGCTCCTTTAGATACGACAGAATACTATAAACAATGTTTATCTAATTTAGAAGGAAGAGACTTAAAAGAAATTCGCAGATTAGCCAGAAAAAAACAAGGTAATACTGTTTCACCTAAGCTTAATTATGTAATTATTGAACTTTTAAACTTGGATGTGGAAGCATCTACAGCTAAAGAGTGTGCTGAGATAGTTGTTGCATCTAATGAAGATGATGAAGATATTACATCATTAGTCAAGAAAGCGTATACTCTTGCTTTAAGTGGTGGACAGTCTCAGGTAAGTCCTACTAAAACAACCACATCCAAGACCAAGGTAAAACCAAAATATCAAACCGATGATATGCGGCAAATTGTTGAGAAAGCTAAGAAAGATCAAACTTCTGCCTATGAAGATTTGAAATCATTAGGAATTATCAAAGATCCAGTACAGGATTTTATTAAAACCTATTAA
- a CDS encoding transposase has translation MDSNLFVNDLIEWTNESSENLIERIIWIDEGYIIAFVLDINADKGFPEPKNITATIEAIHDGRALKLKSDPWARIVRDEDLSDKEKEIRDKAWNIISTLVIQEPEIYYRDKRGSLIKNIINQYTKQKQEERLTEKTVYKYLRKFWQRGKNKNALLPDYVNSGGKGKLKASGDKKRGRPRKYAHISEIGSGINITEDDKKVFRFAISKFYNNPKQNFLTTAYNLMIKEYYAEEIIFDENGVRRSILISPEQRPTFTQFKYWYEVEQTDIRKTIISRKGAKKYDLEHRAILGTSQMETIGPGSRYQIDATIADVYLVSQYNRNWIIGRPIIYVIIDVFSRMITGIYVGLEGPSWTGAMMALANAATNKVKFCQEYGIEITEEEWLCQHIPDAILGDRGELAGMKVETLIPNLNVRIENAAPYRADLKGLVERHFRIIHGYVKPFVPGYIDTDFRQRGGHDYRLDSRLDINQFTEIVINLILYHNNHHFLEKYDRDEMMIADDVTPIPRELWKWGIANRSGRLRTFPEDIIKLNLMPVDRATITARGIKFKGMYYTCEKAKKEYWFEKARSNLLSKTDKFLEISYDIRNLDYIYLRSPDGRDFEKCYLIDPEARYINKNLHDIEYLFDYEKLQNQKNKGKELQEEVDLFANIENVVKKAEAMTEEVQDDKISASKKVAKIRDNRNFEKTKRRESESFELAKVETPNTIEPIEVIETKIEDTEQPQSLQPNHLDILKQKRLERKRGKKE, from the coding sequence ATGGATAGCAATTTATTTGTCAACGATTTAATAGAATGGACTAACGAATCTAGTGAAAACTTGATAGAGAGAATTATCTGGATTGATGAAGGGTACATAATTGCCTTTGTTCTTGATATCAATGCTGATAAAGGATTTCCTGAGCCTAAAAATATTACAGCGACAATAGAAGCTATTCATGATGGTCGAGCTTTAAAACTCAAATCAGATCCTTGGGCAAGAATAGTAAGAGATGAAGATTTATCAGATAAAGAAAAAGAAATTAGAGATAAAGCATGGAATATAATCTCAACCTTAGTTATTCAAGAACCAGAAATATACTATCGAGATAAACGTGGTTCTCTTATAAAAAATATTATTAATCAATATACTAAACAGAAGCAGGAGGAAAGACTAACTGAAAAAACAGTTTATAAATATTTGAGAAAGTTTTGGCAAAGAGGTAAAAATAAAAATGCTCTTTTACCTGACTATGTTAATTCAGGTGGCAAGGGTAAACTTAAAGCTTCGGGAGATAAAAAAAGAGGTAGACCAAGAAAATACGCGCATATTTCTGAAATAGGTTCGGGAATAAATATAACTGAAGATGATAAAAAAGTATTTAGGTTTGCCATATCTAAATTCTATAATAACCCAAAGCAAAATTTTCTGACTACGGCTTATAACCTAATGATAAAAGAATATTATGCGGAAGAAATTATTTTTGATGAGAATGGTGTTAGAAGAAGTATTTTAATTTCACCAGAGCAAAGACCCACATTTACTCAATTCAAATACTGGTACGAAGTAGAACAGACAGATATTAGGAAGACAATAATTTCTCGAAAGGGAGCTAAAAAGTATGATCTAGAACATAGAGCTATTCTGGGAACATCCCAAATGGAAACTATCGGACCAGGTTCTCGATACCAAATTGATGCCACTATAGCTGATGTATACCTAGTTTCTCAATACAATCGTAATTGGATTATTGGTAGACCAATTATTTATGTAATTATTGACGTTTTCAGTCGGATGATCACAGGTATTTATGTTGGGTTAGAAGGACCATCTTGGACAGGAGCAATGATGGCTCTAGCTAATGCTGCTACAAATAAAGTGAAGTTCTGTCAAGAATACGGTATAGAAATTACAGAAGAAGAATGGTTGTGTCAACACATTCCAGATGCAATTTTGGGTGACAGAGGTGAACTTGCAGGAATGAAAGTAGAAACATTAATTCCAAATCTTAATGTTCGCATAGAAAATGCTGCTCCTTATCGAGCAGATTTGAAGGGATTAGTCGAAAGGCATTTTCGTATTATTCATGGGTATGTTAAGCCATTTGTTCCTGGTTATATAGATACAGATTTTAGGCAAAGAGGAGGGCATGACTATCGTTTAGATAGCAGATTAGATATCAATCAATTTACTGAAATTGTTATTAATTTAATTCTTTACCACAACAATCATCATTTCTTAGAGAAGTATGATAGAGATGAGATGATGATTGCAGATGATGTCACTCCCATACCTAGAGAGTTATGGAAATGGGGAATTGCCAATCGTTCTGGTAGACTTAGAACATTTCCTGAAGATATTATCAAACTAAATCTTATGCCAGTGGATAGGGCAACTATCACTGCTCGTGGAATTAAATTTAAAGGAATGTACTATACCTGTGAAAAAGCTAAGAAAGAATATTGGTTCGAGAAAGCTAGAAGTAATTTACTTTCTAAAACAGATAAATTTTTAGAAATTTCTTATGATATCAGAAATCTCGATTATATTTATCTACGTTCCCCCGATGGCAGAGATTTTGAAAAGTGTTACCTCATAGATCCTGAAGCAAGATATATAAATAAAAATTTGCATGATATTGAATATTTGTTTGATTACGAAAAATTACAAAATCAGAAAAATAAAGGTAAAGAATTGCAAGAAGAAGTTGATCTATTTGCTAATATAGAAAATGTGGTTAAAAAAGCTGAGGCGATGACGGAGGAAGTTCAAGATGATAAGATTAGTGCTAGTAAAAAAGTAGCGAAAATTAGAGATAATAGAAATTTTGAAAAAACTAAACGCCGTGAAAGTGAGAGTTTTGAACTAGCAAAAGTAGAAACTCCAAATACCATAGAGCCTATAGAGGTTATAGAGACAAAAATTGAAGATACTGAACAGCCTCAGTCATTACAACCCAACCATCTAGATATTCTCAAACAAAAACGACTGGAGCGCAAACGTGGAAAGAAAGAATGA
- a CDS encoding heteromeric transposase endonuclease subunit TnsA, producing the protein MGRSRRDWTQDKFERYIKEGRGQGSGSNYQPWIKIQDFPSKGRVSRPPGWKTNREHHLLSDHERRMFYVFEWSDVVIDTREQFPLLDLDLIMSIAEDMGFKYPKDPNSDTPYILTTDFMLSVKENGKNVQKARTVKQVKDISSTSVANKFELERRYYAAKDIDWGIITEKEIPRLLAENVEWVHSAYKLEATNEINIEELRDIAQILKSRLQESDTTINRVTTSLDKEMNLESGTSLYIFKHLIARKEILMDMLGTKISSCPSTTVIQKIVF; encoded by the coding sequence GTGGGTAGGAGTAGGCGAGACTGGACACAAGATAAATTTGAACGTTACATAAAGGAAGGTCGTGGTCAGGGTAGTGGCAGCAATTATCAACCCTGGATCAAGATACAGGATTTTCCCTCAAAAGGTAGGGTTTCTAGGCCACCCGGCTGGAAAACTAATCGTGAACATCATCTTTTATCTGATCACGAGAGGCGGATGTTTTATGTCTTCGAGTGGTCAGATGTCGTAATAGATACAAGAGAGCAATTTCCACTACTCGATCTTGATCTTATAATGAGTATTGCAGAAGATATGGGATTCAAGTACCCCAAAGATCCCAATAGTGATACTCCCTACATTTTAACCACTGACTTTATGCTGTCTGTGAAGGAAAATGGAAAAAATGTACAAAAGGCCAGAACTGTCAAGCAAGTAAAAGATATAAGCAGCACATCTGTCGCTAATAAATTCGAGTTAGAAAGACGTTATTATGCTGCTAAAGATATTGACTGGGGAATAATCACTGAGAAAGAAATCCCAAGGCTTTTAGCAGAAAATGTTGAGTGGGTACATTCTGCTTATAAATTAGAAGCCACTAATGAAATAAATATTGAAGAACTGCGCGATATTGCACAAATTTTAAAATCAAGGCTTCAAGAAAGTGATACTACTATCAATCGAGTAACCACTAGCTTAGACAAAGAGATGAATTTAGAATCTGGTACATCACTTTATATTTTTAAGCATCTGATTGCTAGAAAAGAAATACTTATGGATATGTTAGGGACTAAAATTTCTAGCTGTCCTTCTACCACAGTAATCCAAAAAATTGTTTTTTAG
- the glmS gene encoding glutamine--fructose-6-phosphate transaminase (isomerizing), with the protein MCGIVGYIGTQAATDILLAGLEKLEYRGYDSAGIATILEGDVHCVRAKGKLLNLRSKLAQIENPAQIGIGHTRWATHGKPEEYNAHPHLDTALRIAVVQNGIIENYRELREHLKALGHEFRSETDTEVIPHLIAECLKHTSENLASPSMFLDAVQDAASKLQGAYAIAAISADFPDELIVVRQQAPLVIGFGQGEFFCASDTPAIAPYTRAVLSLENGEIARLTPLGVEVYNFAGHRLKKHPRTLNWNPIMVEKQGFKHFMLKEIYEQPGVVRDCLEAYFPTGENAQITPESPVKLDLPAEFYADLEQVQIVACGTSWHAALVGKYLLEQLAGIPTQVQYASEFRYAPSPLTANTLTIGVTQSGETADTLAALSMEKERRQGKEAKYQARLLGITNRPESSLGNMVANIINTHGGIEIGVAATKTFVAQLMAFYALALDLAYRRQAISALRFEEILTGLRQLPGEIEAILETQELYIEHLVHDFAETKDFIFIGRGINFPIALEGALKLKEISYIHAEGYPAGEMKHGPIALLDTKVPVVAIAVPGNVYEKVISNAQEAKARDSRLIGVTSVKDGEAAEIFNDLIPVSEVEEILSPILTVIPLQLLAYHIAARRGLDVDQPRNLAKSVTVE; encoded by the coding sequence ATGTGTGGAATAGTTGGATATATAGGAACTCAGGCAGCGACAGATATTTTACTGGCTGGACTAGAAAAACTAGAATATAGAGGTTACGATTCGGCAGGAATTGCCACCATTTTGGAAGGTGACGTGCATTGTGTGCGGGCTAAGGGCAAATTGCTTAACCTGCGTTCTAAACTGGCACAAATCGAAAATCCTGCCCAAATAGGGATTGGCCACACGCGCTGGGCAACTCATGGTAAACCTGAAGAGTATAATGCCCATCCTCATCTAGATACGGCGTTGCGGATAGCGGTGGTGCAAAATGGGATTATTGAGAATTATCGAGAGTTGCGGGAACACCTGAAGGCGCTAGGACATGAATTCCGTTCGGAAACCGATACAGAGGTAATTCCCCATTTAATTGCTGAATGTTTAAAGCATACTTCTGAAAATCTTGCTTCCCCTTCAATGTTTTTAGATGCGGTGCAGGATGCTGCAAGTAAGTTGCAGGGAGCTTATGCAATTGCTGCTATTTCTGCTGACTTCCCTGATGAGTTGATTGTAGTCCGCCAACAAGCTCCTTTAGTCATTGGTTTTGGACAGGGTGAGTTTTTCTGTGCTTCTGATACCCCGGCAATTGCCCCTTATACCCGCGCTGTATTGTCCCTAGAAAACGGCGAAATTGCCCGTTTGACTCCTTTAGGCGTGGAAGTGTATAACTTTGCTGGACATCGCTTGAAAAAGCATCCCCGCACCCTGAACTGGAATCCCATTATGGTGGAAAAACAGGGATTCAAACATTTTATGCTCAAGGAAATCTATGAGCAACCGGGAGTGGTACGGGATTGTTTGGAGGCTTATTTCCCGACAGGAGAGAACGCCCAAATCACTCCTGAATCACCAGTAAAATTAGATTTACCAGCGGAATTTTACGCAGATTTAGAACAAGTTCAAATTGTGGCTTGTGGTACAAGTTGGCACGCTGCATTAGTGGGTAAATACTTATTAGAACAATTGGCAGGAATTCCTACACAAGTACAATATGCTTCAGAATTTCGCTATGCCCCATCACCGCTAACGGCTAATACTCTGACTATTGGCGTAACTCAATCTGGGGAAACTGCTGATACTTTAGCAGCTTTGTCTATGGAAAAAGAACGCCGTCAAGGTAAGGAAGCTAAGTATCAAGCGCGACTTTTGGGGATTACTAATCGTCCAGAAAGTAGTTTGGGGAATATGGTTGCAAATATTATCAATACCCATGGGGGAATTGAAATTGGTGTGGCTGCAACGAAAACTTTTGTGGCACAATTGATGGCGTTTTACGCTTTGGCGTTAGATTTGGCTTATCGTCGTCAGGCAATTAGTGCATTAAGATTCGAGGAAATTCTCACGGGTTTACGTCAGCTACCAGGAGAAATTGAAGCAATTTTGGAAACTCAAGAACTTTATATTGAGCATTTAGTACATGATTTTGCAGAAACGAAAGATTTTATCTTTATTGGTAGAGGAATTAATTTTCCAATTGCGTTGGAAGGGGCTTTGAAGTTAAAAGAAATTAGTTATATTCATGCGGAAGGATATCCTGCGGGAGAAATGAAACATGGTCCAATTGCGTTGTTAGATACTAAAGTTCCAGTTGTAGCGATCGCGGTTCCTGGTAATGTATATGAAAAGGTAATTTCCAATGCCCAAGAAGCAAAAGCTAGAGATTCTCGATTAATTGGGGTAACTTCTGTTAAAGATGGTGAAGCGGCAGAAATCTTTAATGATTTAATTCCGGTTTCGGAAGTGGAGGAAATTCTTTCACCAATTCTTACAGTTATCCCGTTGCAATTGTTAGCTTATCATATTGCGGCGCGGCGGGGTTTGGATGTAGATCAACCAAGGAATTTGGCGAAATCTGTAACAGTTGAATAA